ACAGATGGATAATAAGGGACTGTTGGTTTTTCAACAGTCTTTTTTTATTTTGTTCCTATGAAACCCCATTATTACTCTTTAGGTTATATGTTATGGTTGGCAGCCTGTTCTTCGCCGGCTGCACAAAACACCACGCAGACTGAAACCCCAAAAAAAGATTCAATGATAGCAGCCATTGATTCCATATTGGGGAGCAATAATATAACGATACCGCCTTATGGGGTGGGTAAAGTGGACGTGCTGATTGAAAAAATAGCAGTCGAAAATCCCCGATCTACTGATGAAACCCGGACGCTTGATCCAAAACTGTATGACTCGCTTTCGCTTCCGGAAAAATTTACCTATAACATGATCCATCCGGAAACCTACATGCAGATCTGTAGTATACTGCCCATGAGAGAGGACGAAGACAAACGCATCTACGGCCATTTACCCAACACCTTTGGCGAATACGGCTGGAGCGAAAGGCAATTGATTTTTTTTATTAAGAACCGGGATACCGTAAGTCAGCTGATGAAACCTGTTATTGAAAAAAGCAGCAAGGTAGGCGGCAATATTAAAGAGGCAATTGTTAAAATGAACGGCACAGAACTAATACCTTACCTGATCGATTTCTATAATAGGGAAAAGAAAGATCATTATATTCTTACTGTGCTGATGTTGTTGATGAAGGAAAATCAATATGGCGCATTCGTGAACTCTTTTTATTACAGTAAATTATATGAGCCAAAAAGCGGGGAATATGGTGCTTACCTGAATTACAATAAGGCCAATGAAGACCTTATTATTCAACGGGCCACTAATTTCTACAATGGGTTACATAAAATATAAAGGTTGGGTAGTTTCTGCATTGCTGTTTTGCTGGGTTCCCTTGTTGGCACAGCAACGAAATGGTTTTGTACTGGTGCCGAAAGGCGTGTACGAAGTGAGTAAGAATGCCAATACCCAAGCACCTTTGCGCAAAGTATCCATAGACAGTTTTCGCATCGCCATCTACGAAACTACTAACCGGCAATTTGATGCTTTTGTGGCGGCTACCGGTTATATAACCGATGCGGAAAAATTGCATAATGCCCTGGTGTTTGAGCCGGGGTTGGATGAATTTCGCTGGATGGAAGACAGCACTGCCTGTTGGCGATATCCGAATGGCGTTACGCATGGCGGCATTAACAACCGCATGGATCACCCCGTTACGTGCATCAGCTTTCACGATGTACAGGCATATTGTGCCTGGGCTAAGGTGAGGTTGCCAACACTCGATGAGTGGGAGATTGCCTGCAGGGCAGGCACCCGCACCAATTATTTTTTCGGGGATAACGATAAAGCAATCCAATCATACGCCAACATCTGGCATGGTCACGATCACAAAAAGGCCGATACCATCGACGGGTATATGTATACTTCTCCCGTAGGGCATTTCAAACCCAATCCCTGGGGACTGTACGACATGTACGGCAATGTGTTTGAGTTTTGTACAGGTAAAATTTCGCCAAACGAAAAGCCCACCATTGCACATGCCCGCGGAGGCTCCTGGTGGTGTAGCAAAAACGCCTGTCATGCTTTTAACTCCTACAACATTGGGCAGGTGCACATTCGTGCTTCCTTTAGCAACCAGGGATTCAGGGTGGTCAAAAAAACTTCCTTTTACTGATCCGTTTCTCCCTGATCTGTTTCAGCGTTGTATTAGTAGTAGCATCGCCTTCCTGCGTTTTTGACAACCCAATCCGTTGCGACAAATAAATACCCGTGTGTCCGCTGAAGTAGTAAGCAGTAAAACAGGCAATGGCATAGTATAAAATATAATCGCCGCCAAAGAGTTCAACCCCCATAATGGTACAGGCAATGGGCGTATTGGTGGCGCCGGCAAATACGGCAATAAATCCAAGGCCGGCCATCAGGTCAACAGGGGCGCCGGTGAGTACTGCAATGGTATTGCCTAGAGTAGCGCCAATAAAAAATAACGGTGTTACTTCTCCACCTTTAAAACCCATCCCCAACGTAATAGCCGTGAACAGGATCTTCCAGAACCAGCTAAAATAAGTGGCGCCGCCGGGTGTGAAGGCGCTAACAATTGAAACCCCATCAGGATCGGGATTGGTAACACCCAATCCCAGATAATCCCTGGTGCCCAACGCGAATGTTAGACCGATAATAATAATACCACCGATCACCGGGATCAGCCATTTGATCTTTATAAAGCGGTTGCTGTAATTTTTGATGGTATGCGATAGCTCAGAAAAAAGATAGCCTGCCAGTCCGAACAAAACGCCGGCCAGGATCACTTTTGCCAGCAGTAAATAATCAAAATGCAAAAAGGAGATGTTACTGGCAGCAACCGATTTAAAGGTGATGTGGTAAGCGGTGTGATGTATGCCATAAGCCGAACAGGTAAAATCGGCCAGCACACTGGCCATAAAGCAGGGCAGGAGTGCCTTGTAATTTATGCGGCCAATAGTAAGCACTTCCAGGGCAAACAAGGCCCCGGTAACCGGCGTGCCAAACACGGCGCCAAAGCCCGCAGCAATCCCACACATCAACAGAATGCTCAGGTCTTGCTGATTTAATTTAAACCAGCGGCCCAGCAGCGCAGCCATACTGCCACCCATTTGTACGGCAGTGCCTTCCCGGCCTGCAGACCCGCCAAACAGATGCGTAATTATAGTTGTGGCCAACACCAGGGGCGTCATGCGGGTAGGAACACCGCCACCCGGTTCATGAATTTCCTCCATAATGAGGTTATTGCCTGCCTCGGCATTTTTACCCAGGTACTTATACACCGCATAGATCAGGATGCCCGCCAATGGCAGTAAATACAATAGCCAGTCATGCTGCCAGCGGGTTTCAGTGGCTTTTTCAAGCAGCCATAAGAACAGCGCCACCAGGGAGCCTACAATAAAAGAAACCGGGGTGGTCAGGAGCGTCCAGCGAAGCAGGTGATTTAAGATAGAAAGGTGTTCGAAGCGATTGTTAAGTTTTTTTATCATCCTACAAATAGTTTTATAGGGCCATAAGCCATTATGTATTTGTAGGCGCCATCAGTTCCTGGTTGGAACGGTTAAGTAGGAAGACACCATTTCCTTGCGGGTAAAAGTAATAAATATGATTAACATCAGCAAAAATACGGTCTTTTAACGGTGCGTTCGTAGGGGATAATGCTGTACTTTGGTGAAGCAGTTAAGCAATTATCAAACGACGAATACGTCAAAGAAGTTTCACTTTGAATAAGTGTGGTTCTAATGGAAGAGTCCCCCGATGTATCGGGGGACTTATTTTATTATTGTTGTGCATTATAAACAGCCGCAAACTCATGGGCAAAATGGGGGAGTTTTATCTGTCCCCACACTTGCGGTTTATGTACTTCAAAGTCTTCAAACAAAATACCGCTTTTTATGGCAGTACCCATTTCAACATACGTGGTGGCAATGGCGGGCGACATGCCGGCCGAGGTCATACCCGCATAGGTTTCTTCATTGCTGAACTGCACCCAGGGCAAATCATGTTTGTTGATTGCTGCGCCCAACACTTTAACAATCTCGGCGATTGTTCGCTCTTCGCTTACTACATAGCGAAAGCTTTTTCCAGCAAAAGAGCCTTGCAGTTCCTGCGCTGCGGCGATGGCAATGTCATTAGGATGAACCAATACCATTTTGGCATCGCTGCCATAGTTATTGCCCATAACACCCATATGGCGAATGGTGCCGATATCAAAGAAAAAGTTGATGTAAAAAAAGCCTGCCCGTAAATGTTTAACCACAACGCCATCGAGGGTATTCAACGTTTGTTCCACATCGTGCATGCCGGCAATAGGACCGGTGCCTTCGCTCAAATGTGCGCCGATGCTGCTCAGGTTCACCACCTTTTTTACCCCGGATGCTTTAATGGCTGCCCGCAGGTTGTTACCTGTTTCTTTAATGTACTGGCGGTAATTGGTGGCCGCCCAGTTGGGAGGAACCATGGTATAGATGGCATCGGCCCCTTTAAATGCATTGGTTAAAAATGGCACCTCCGACACGGAACCGATCGCTGCCTTTGCTCCTACAGCTTCAATATTGTTAATTTTTTTGGGGTCGCTGCTAATAATGGTAACTTCATGACCGTTGTTTATCAATAGCTCTGCCAGTGGTTTGCTGATATTTCCCAGCGAACCGGTAATGGTGATCTTCATATCCTGTTGATTTATTGTTTATGCAAAGCTATCTTTGAGCATAGAACCATACAAGTACTGACTCCTAAGTAAGTGGCATGACAAAAGTAAAAGAGCAATCAACCCGCAATCAAAATAAAGGCATTTCAGAACTGGCCTGTCCTATCACATATGCAATGAATAAGATCGGCGGTAATTGGAAGTGCACCATTTTGTATTACCTCATGAGCGGTCCTAAACGCTATAGCGAGTTGAAAAAGCTAATACCTGCCATTACAGAAAAAATGCTGGCGCAACACCTCAAGCAGTTGAAGGAAGATAACCTGGTAGCCAAAAAGGAAGAGCAGATAAAGCCCCCTATTACTATTTATAGTTTAACGCCGGCGGCAGATGAACTGCGGCCTATTTTACTGGCAATGGCCAACTGGGCTATTAAAGATAACAAGGAGCAGTTTGAGCATTTGATGAAAGAGCAGGTGTAGTGTTATATAACGAAGCTGCTACTGATGTTTATAAACACCGGTAGCAGCTTTTTTATTATTTCTTCTGAAGTTGTTTATCCAACGCCCACGTATTGCTTTGAATAAATTGCAGTAATACCGCGAAGAATATAAGGTGTAACAGTTGCGTGGGTATAGCGTCCCAGTTTTCGATCGTGGTAGTACCAAAGATCAGCAGGATCATGGCTCCAGCGCCGGCAATCAGTGCCAGCCTGGTAAACAGTCCGATCAATAACAATACTCCTATCACAAATTCTGCAATAGGTAAAGCATAGCTGAACGGCACTACAATTGCCGCGGGCAAAAATGACTTTTGAAAGCTGCCTACCATCCAGTGGCTAAAGCCGTTTAATTTAAGCAAACGTACAAGGCCATGGCCAAACATACTGGTAGCCACTCCTAAGCGGAGGATTAAGAATGAGGTTTTGTTCATTGGTTGGGATAGTTTGGCTGTAAAGGTGAGATATTAATTGATGAAAATCAAGTGATTCTGTTGTGATTTCTTTTTAAATTCAGTAATTTAATGCAAAACATACGTATGGACGTTATCTCTCTGCAGAAAATAGAGGAAGAGCTTAAAAAGACGCATAAACCTGCCATTTATGAGGGATTACCATTGCCATTAAATGAACTGACGGATCGGAGCTTCGAGATTCTTCTATATCATATTTATAGGGAACGGCTTTTGAGAAAAGACGAGGAAATTGTAACCATGTGTGATACGGTGAGCCTTATGCAGGGCGTGGGTGAACAGGGGCGGGATATTATGTTTTCGAGAAATGGAGCTATAACAGGAGTTGTTCAATGTAAAAAGTATAAGAACAATTTATCCAGCCGTGATGTGGGTGCTGAAATATTAAAGTTTGTCATGAATTATTTGAACGATGATTCATTGATTGGTGATCTGGATGACTTTACCTATTATTTCGCTGTGTCGACTGGTTTTAGTGGCGCAACTATTGGCCATTTTAATGATTTTGGAACATATTTATGTAATGAACCGCAATTGGAACAATGGTTCAAAGAAATAGTGAAGAAATATCCAGCCAAGTTTAAAGGCTGGATATACAGCAAAAAGGGAAGTGCAGTAAAAAATGTTCTTGGTAAAATAAAAATTAGGAAAATTATTCCCCAAGACATTGAATATAAATTAAGCGAGTTTGCATATCTCTATGAGTATCTTTTTAAGATACAAAGTGTAACAGACAACTCATTAATGGAGACCATCATAAATAAGTATTTAAAGCCAATTTTGAATAAACTCGATATACAGGATCTTGATAAGCCTGATTACACAAACCGTTTTAGGGAATACCTGACAGAAAGTTTCAACAATTATTCAACCGCTAAGACCCTTGTTTTTGGAAATCAGCAGAAAAAACTGGAAGATTTCTATTATCCATTGAAGGTGATCAAAAAGATTCTTGGTGGATCGGGAAAGTTAAAAGAGGTTTTATTATTGGATGAATATAAAAGTGATTTCATCCCCAAGTATAAAAAAGTAATAGTGCTAGATGATGGCGGAATGGGAAAGTCGACGATTTTTAAATGGTTGTTCCTGAGTTGCATAAAAACAAACA
The Niastella koreensis GR20-10 genome window above contains:
- a CDS encoding formylglycine-generating enzyme family protein; translation: MGYIKYKGWVVSALLFCWVPLLAQQRNGFVLVPKGVYEVSKNANTQAPLRKVSIDSFRIAIYETTNRQFDAFVAATGYITDAEKLHNALVFEPGLDEFRWMEDSTACWRYPNGVTHGGINNRMDHPVTCISFHDVQAYCAWAKVRLPTLDEWEIACRAGTRTNYFFGDNDKAIQSYANIWHGHDHKKADTIDGYMYTSPVGHFKPNPWGLYDMYGNVFEFCTGKISPNEKPTIAHARGGSWWCSKNACHAFNSYNIGQVHIRASFSNQGFRVVKKTSFY
- a CDS encoding voltage-gated chloride channel family protein; amino-acid sequence: MIKKLNNRFEHLSILNHLLRWTLLTTPVSFIVGSLVALFLWLLEKATETRWQHDWLLYLLPLAGILIYAVYKYLGKNAEAGNNLIMEEIHEPGGGVPTRMTPLVLATTIITHLFGGSAGREGTAVQMGGSMAALLGRWFKLNQQDLSILLMCGIAAGFGAVFGTPVTGALFALEVLTIGRINYKALLPCFMASVLADFTCSAYGIHHTAYHITFKSVAASNISFLHFDYLLLAKVILAGVLFGLAGYLFSELSHTIKNYSNRFIKIKWLIPVIGGIIIIGLTFALGTRDYLGLGVTNPDPDGVSIVSAFTPGGATYFSWFWKILFTAITLGMGFKGGEVTPLFFIGATLGNTIAVLTGAPVDLMAGLGFIAVFAGATNTPIACTIMGVELFGGDYILYYAIACFTAYYFSGHTGIYLSQRIGLSKTQEGDATTNTTLKQIREKRISKRKFF
- a CDS encoding NAD(P)H-binding protein gives rise to the protein MKITITGSLGNISKPLAELLINNGHEVTIISSDPKKINNIEAVGAKAAIGSVSEVPFLTNAFKGADAIYTMVPPNWAATNYRQYIKETGNNLRAAIKASGVKKVVNLSSIGAHLSEGTGPIAGMHDVEQTLNTLDGVVVKHLRAGFFYINFFFDIGTIRHMGVMGNNYGSDAKMVLVHPNDIAIAAAQELQGSFAGKSFRYVVSEERTIAEIVKVLGAAINKHDLPWVQFSNEETYAGMTSAGMSPAIATTYVEMGTAIKSGILFEDFEVHKPQVWGQIKLPHFAHEFAAVYNAQQ
- a CDS encoding winged helix-turn-helix transcriptional regulator, whose translation is MTKVKEQSTRNQNKGISELACPITYAMNKIGGNWKCTILYYLMSGPKRYSELKKLIPAITEKMLAQHLKQLKEDNLVAKKEEQIKPPITIYSLTPAADELRPILLAMANWAIKDNKEQFEHLMKEQV
- a CDS encoding DoxX family protein, with the translated sequence MNKTSFLILRLGVATSMFGHGLVRLLKLNGFSHWMVGSFQKSFLPAAIVVPFSYALPIAEFVIGVLLLIGLFTRLALIAGAGAMILLIFGTTTIENWDAIPTQLLHLIFFAVLLQFIQSNTWALDKQLQKK